The Balneola sp. genomic sequence CCTGGTTGAGTTGATCAATGAATACAAAGGTGAATTGGTTGGAGAGAAAGTATTCGGGAAGTTTGGATCTAAATTTCCCTTACTCATCAAATTCATTGATGCTAATGATGATCTATCCATTCAGGTTCATCCGGATGATACATTAGCAATGGAAAGGCATAACTCTTTTGGTAAAACAGAAATGTGGTATGTAGTGGAAGCAGATGAAGGAGCTACACTTATTTCAGGCTTCAATAAGCAAACAAACAAAGATGAGTATTTAGAGGTTTTTGAAGCTGGAAATCTGACCGACATCCTGAACAGGGAACGAGTGTTTAATGATGATGTATTCTTTTTGCCTGCAGGAAGGGTACATACCATTGGAAAAGGATTATTGATTGCTGAAATCCAGCAAACTTCAGATATCACATACAGGATCTATGATTTCGACAGGGTAGATGCGAATGGAGTAGGAAGAGAACTTCATGTAGAAGAAGCAGTAGACGCCATAGATTATGATTTCTATGATGAATATAAAACACGATATAACGTCTCATCTACAGAAATAGAAATTGGTAATAGTCAATATTTTGTAACGAATCGACTTTCCATTTCCGAAACCATTAAAAGAGATTATACAGCTTTTGACTCCTGTATTATTTTGATGTGTATCCAAGGTGAAGGTATTATTGAATTCCAAAAAGGCAAAGTTGAATATGAATTGGGAGATTCAATTCTCATTCCTAACAGTTTGGATTTTCTTGAGCTGCATCCGTCTGTAAATTCGAAAT encodes the following:
- a CDS encoding mannose-6-phosphate isomerase — its product is MSKNLYPLKFTPILKDKIWGGEKLGIVLDKPIGDSKNCGESWEISGVEGDISIVSEGELKGKSLVELINEYKGELVGEKVFGKFGSKFPLLIKFIDANDDLSIQVHPDDTLAMERHNSFGKTEMWYVVEADEGATLISGFNKQTNKDEYLEVFEAGNLTDILNRERVFNDDVFFLPAGRVHTIGKGLLIAEIQQTSDITYRIYDFDRVDANGVGRELHVEEAVDAIDYDFYDEYKTRYNVSSTEIEIGNSQYFVTNRLSISETIKRDYTAFDSCIILMCIQGEGIIEFQKGKVEYELGDSILIPNSLDFLELHPSVNSKLLEVRIP